The Callithrix jacchus isolate 240 chromosome X, calJac240_pri, whole genome shotgun sequence genome contains a region encoding:
- the KIAA1210 gene encoding acrosomal protein KIAA1210 homolog isoform X1, with translation MASFHACLEISDNPTMAESPSEISDSLDVLEAGDEGKKKSKFKALKSFFGKKKKKEAEDSQEEEVLEPSLSGSNINIFSQEPVQENQPTGARAKSGMGSKALSHDSIFFLVPEPERSASKMRPSVDPQRGRPQQRSHISRTLPKPKSNVPGAVSGAMSGAVPQDVPASAVCVTRPKITEKPPSRRRRLSIIPPVVRSDPTSKDLVEISVDDESPKNPQKKALPQGILTATQSFSERLPGPDCSQSLTAFATLASASSTPLPVGFSTPATTEACLDSSAARHKMTLNPRKQNKKKNLQAIVKPNQEERNLPLVSGEEKNVTKPKETNQKKLGSSSKEQSKKTEIYDKKTTDQAPNSDATGSQGHPLPEASGRKRRKKGASVSGLSECEFKERSLKQYRLGDGAASSPTDKTARNVPFWHLPLEKDNMEQPTPPQPESTTPQGLLSDKDDMGKRNAGTDFGSRKASATQPIPEDMKDPMVTDPQPYHENGAPAAEKTEARVSLSLMVESRSTTQEEAILSVAAEAQVFTDPSHIQSREKETFSFESQKAQSKMKSAQDIQTIYKEKPSGNVRQAFTASVLSMTDTPAKGEVYAKSLPPESLFQSSRKPDAEEVSSDSENIPEEGYGSEELACGHSSQSSLKFEDEQKVFSESKSLVEDQSSSEEELDPRCPSQALEEPEYEVLTDSSSYIDKYNSSEDCSSSEEDLPLGHPAQALEKPKDQQEVASASKSTPEEQTASVLQLPPRGPSQPIMSPAVQQQVRTSSVGTSTKWSSSVEPISPRRPFEAWVIPKSEQKVSTGPESAAVEGIFPEPLPPKIPPKHRMRPKAEQQGSSSPEITSMEGAASVEAPPPSQYSQPLMSPGVQQEVSAGPETAAVEGSISVQQRPPKHPFQLSVNPKVEQEVSSSPKSMAVEESVSRKPLPPKLLSQPLMNPKVQKNMISGSEDIAVEKVISAEPLLPRYSPQSLTDPEIQQISESTAVKEGTSVEPLPPRCLSQPSGRSKFLDSMSTSAEWSSPVEPMPAGHTFQPRVSPKFQWQVSEGPESTAADRSISMQSMPPRHPFQPRVIPTFEQQVFAGPETAAADWGIYANPQPPRVPSQRRMRSRAKQAISLHSTSISAERCSSVEPTSPRRPFQPQVSPTFEQPVSAAPESTAAKGTASMELRPPRQPSQPLMRPAVEQKVSSGSMSTSAERSSPVAPSKYTVQPWVTPKFEQLYQLSANPESTTVEGNISKEPLLPKHLSQFTVRDRIQQLSSNFKSTAVEAGISGGPLPPKSPTQFLTRSKVQEMTSHLENVAIEGISKKSMIPRRPAQSFVKFMAQQIFSESSALKRGGDVAPLPPKLPPKSSSKPKVKHQVFSDWGNANPKGGVSSKMLPAKHPLQSLGRTEDPQEVQEVFSYSKSAPGKCSSSKEQLPPRQLSQALGKLEYEQKVSSVSASSPEEWRNSRKQLPPKHYSQASDKSQVQPQMSSMGPVNVPVKQSSSEEHLPPSSPFQQQVHSSSVNAGAGRSIFETNSDNWFLQRDQAFADKTKKFSQDSKTRIKSILAPATKPGKFTVPPAGQTSTSRGIYSKEEVLESGDENNNQHSSLSNQAHVENLFGVRLRKVPALQKYESEKQDDFTQPASVPLGPVSSFVGKGHKIKRSTSEELQNAAGSLTKVSNLAEKQQSRPKSESMAKKQPACKTPEKPAHQQSHYAVSEPAWITMEKQKEMGFKAHIPMKELKTKSTAGAKAETKEPKYGGADPANENQAKKIFTSNVYKQEKRAQMKPLKPIKSVGFEAQKTLQMPAMEKETEQSSTVPAKFQEPGEPVEPVWFSLARKKAEAWSHMAETTE, from the exons GGCCAAGAGTGGCATGGGGAGCAAAGCCCTATCTCATGATAGCATCTTCTTCTTGGTTCCTGAGCCTGAAAGATCAGCAAGTAAAATGAGGCCTTCTGTGGATCCCCAGAGAGGCAGACCTCAGCAG AGATCCCATATTTCCAGAACTCTGCCTAAACCTAAGAGTAATGTGCCTGGAGCTGTGTCTGGAGCCATGTCAGGAGCTGTGCCTCAAGATGTGCCTGCAAGTGCAGTCTGTGTTACGAGGCCCAAGATCACTGAG AAGCCACCATCGCGCCGACGCCGACTCAGCATCATCCCACCTGTTGTCCGATCTGATCCAACTTCTAAGGACTTGGTAGAAATTTCTGTCGATGATGAGTCACCTAAGAATCCACAAAAAAAGGCTTTACCACAGGGGATTTTGACAGCAACTCAG AGCTTCTCTGAGCGATTACCTGGACCTGACTGCTCACAGTCCTTGACTGCATTTGCCACACTTGCCTCTGCCAGTAGCACCCCACTGCCGGTTGGTTTCAGCACCCCAGCCACCACCGAGGCCTGTTTGGATTCTTCAGCTGCTCGCCACAAGATGACTTTAAATCCCcgcaaacaaaacaagaagaagaacCTTCAAGCAATT GTAAAACCAAACCAGGAGGAGCGAAACCTTCCATTGGTTTctggagaagaaaagaatgtaacCAAACCAAAAGAAACCAACCAAAAGAAGCTGG GTTCCTCAAGCAAGGAACAGAGCAAGAAAACTGAAATATACGACAAGAAGACAACAGACCAGGCTCCAAACTCTGATGCTACTGGGAGTCAGGGCCATCCACTACCAGAAGCATCTGGAAGAAAACGGAGAAAAAAAGGAGCAAGTGTTTCAGGATTGAGTGAGTGTGAATTCAAGGAAAGAAGCCTTAAACAATATCGCCTGGGCGATGGAGCTGCATCCTCACCTACTGATAAGACTGCCAGGAATGTGCCTTTCTGGCACTTACCCTTGGAGAAGGACAACATGGAGCAGCCTACACCTCCACAACCAGAAAGCACTACCCCTCAGGGGTTGCTTTCAGATAAAGATGACATGGGAAAGAGAAATGCTGGCACAGATTTCGGATCCAGAAAAGCATCAGCAACACAGCCTATACCTGAAGACATGAAAGATCCCATGGTTACTGATCCACAACCATACCATGAAAATGGGGCTCCTGCAGCTGAGAAGACAGAAGCCAGAGTGTCTCTTTCATTGATGGTGGAAAGCCGTTCTACAACCCAAGAGGAGGCCATTCTCTCAGTGGCAGCAGAGGCTCAGGTGTTTACAGATCCTTCTCATATCCAGTCACGAGAGAAAGAAACTTTCAGCTTTGAGTCACAAAAGGCCCAATCCAAAATGAAGTCAGCCCAGGATATTCAAACTATCTACAAAGAAAAGCCTTCTGGAAATGTTCGCCAGGCCTTTACAGCAAGTGTTTTGAGTATGACAGATACTCCAGCCAAAGGAGAGGTTTATGCCAAGAGTCTGCCTCCTGAAAGCCTTTTTCAGTCCTCTAGGAAGCCTGATGCTGAAGAAGTCTCCTCAGATTCAGAGAATATTCCCGAGGAGGGGTATGGTTCTGAAGAACTGGCTTGTGGTCACTCTTCCCAGTCCTCATTGAAGTTTGAAGATGAACAAAAAGTCTTCTCAGAATCAAAAAGTTTGGTTGAGGACCAGAGCAGCTCTGAGGAAGAGCTGGACCCCAGATGCCCTTCCCAGGCTTTAGAGGAGCCTGAATATGAAGTCCTCACAGACTCAAGCAGTTATATTGATAAGTATAACAGTTCTGAGGACTGCAGCAGCTCGGAGGAAGACCTGCCTCTTGGACACCCTGCTCAGGCCTTGGAGAAGCCCAAAGACCAACAAGAAGTCGCCTCAGCTTCAAAGAGTACTCCTGAAGAGCAGACTGCTTCCGTGCTGCAGCTGCCTCCCAGAGGCCCTTCTCAGCCCATTATGAGTCCTGCTGTTCAGCAACAAGTTCGCACCAGTTCAGTGGGCACTTCTACAAAATGGAGCAGTTCCGTGGAGCCAATCTCTCCAAGACGCCCTTTTGAGGCATGGGTGATTCCTAAATCTGAGCAAAAAGTCTCCACAGGTCCAGAGAGTGCTGCTGTTGAGGGCATTTTtccagaacctctgcctcccaaaattccTCCTAAGCACCGGATGAGACCTAAAGCAGAGCAACAAGGCTCCTCAAGTCCAGAAATTACAAGTATGGAGGGGGCTGCTTCTGTGGAGGCCCCACCACCCAGCCAGTATTCTCAGCCCCTgatgagcccaggagtccagcaAGAAGTCTCTGCAGGTCCAGAGACTGCTGCTGTTGAGGGGAGCATTTCCGTGCAGCAAAGGCCTCCCAAACACCCTTTCCAGCTATCGGTGAATCCGAAAGTGGAGCAAGAAGTTTCCTCATCTCCAAAGAGCATGGCTGTTGAAGAAAGTGTTTCTaggaagcctctgcctcctaaactTCTTTCCCAGCCCTTGATGAACCCTAAAGTTCAAAAGAACATGATCTCAGGTTCAGAGGACATTGCTGTTGAGAAAGTCATCTCTGCGGAGCCACTGCTCCCCAGATATTCTCCTCAGTCCTTGACAGATCCTGAAATCCAGCAAATCTCAGAAAGCACAGCTGTTAAGGAAGGCACTTCTGTGGAGCCACTGCCTCCCAGATGCCTTTCCCAGCCCTCCGGGAGGTCTAAGTTCCTAGACTCAATGAGTACTTCTGCAGAATGGAGCAGTCCTGTGGAGCCAATGCCTGCTGGACACACCTTCCAACCACGAGTTAGTCCTAAATTTCAGTGGCAAGTATCTGAAGGTCCAGAGAGCACTGCAGCTGATAGGAGCATTTCTATGCAGTCGATGCCTCCCAGACATCCTTTCCAGCCACGCGTCATCCCTACATTTGAGCAACAAGTCTTTGCAGGTCCAGAGACTGCTGCTGCTGACTGGGGCATTTATGCAAAtccacagcctcccagagtgccttCTCAACGCAGGATGAGATCAAGAGCCAAGCAAGCAATTTCCTTGCATTCAACGAGCATTTCTGCAGAAAGGTGCAGCTCTGTGGAGCCAACATCTCCCAGACGCCCTTTCCAGCCACAGGTGAGCCCTACATTTGAGCAACCAGTCTCCGCAGCTCCAGAGAGCACTGCAGCTAAAGGGACTGCTTCTATGGAGCTGAGGCCTCCCAGACAGCCTTCTCAGCCCCTGATGAGACCAGCAGTAGAGCAAAAAGTCTCCTCAGGTTCAATGAGCACTTCTGCAGAACGGAGCAGTCCTGTGGCACCTTCCAAATACACTGTCCAGCCATGGGTGACCCCTAAATTTGAGCAACTGTATCAACTCTCTGCAAATCCAGAAAGCACTACTGTTGAAGGGAACATTTCTAAGGAGCCGCTGCTTCCCAAACATCTTTCCCAGTTTACTGTGAGAGATAGAATCCAGCAACTGTCTTCAAATTTCAAGAGCACTGCTGTTGAGGCAGGCATTTCTGGGGGGCCACTGCCTCCAAAATCTCCTACCCAGTTCTTAACGAGGTCTAAAGTTCAAGAAATGACCTCGCATCTAGAGAACGTAGCTATTGAAGGCATTTCTAAGAAATCAATGATTCCCAGGCGTCCTGCCCAGTCATTCGTGAAGTTTATGGCACAGCAGATCTTTTCAGAGAGCTCTGCTCTTAAGAGGGGTGGTGATGTGGCACCTTTGCCTCCAAAACTTCCTCCCAAATCTTCGTCGAAGCCTAAAGTCAAGCACCAAGTTTTTTCAGATTGGGGGAATGCTAATCCTAAGGGAGGCGTTTCTTCAAAGATGCTGCCTGCGAAGCACCCTTTACAGTCCTTGGGGAGAACTGAAGACCCACAAGAAGTTCAAGAAGTTTTCTCATATTCAAAGAGTGCTCCTGGGAAGTGCAGCAGTTCTAAAGAGCAGCTGCCTCCCAGACAGCTTTCCCAGGCCTTGGGGAAACTTGAGTATGAGCAAAAAGTCTCTTCTGTTTCTGCCAGCTCTCCTGAAGAGTGGAGGAATTCCAGAAAGCAGCTGCCTCCCAAACATTATTCCCAAGCCTCAGATAAGTCTCAAGTCCAGCCACAGATGTCATCAATGGGCCCAGTGAATGTACCTGTAAAACAGAGCAGCAGTGAGGAGCACCTGCCTCCAAGTAGCCCTTTCCAGCAACAGGTTCATTCAAGTTCTGTGAATGCTGGTGCTGGGCGATCTATTTTTGAGACCAATTCTGACAACTGGTTCCTACAAAGAGATCAAGCTTTTGCAGACAAAACCAAGAAGTTCAGCCAAGATTCTAAAACCCGCATAAAGAGCATCCTGGCCCCAGCTACCAAACCTGGGAAGTTCACCGTTCCCCCTGCTGGGCAAACATCCACTTCCAGGGGCATTTACTCCAAGGAAGAAGTTCTCGAGAGTGGTGATGAAAATAATAACCAGCATTCAAGCCTATCCAACCAGGCACATGTTGAAAACCTTTTTGGAGTTCGACTGAGGAAAGTCCCTGCCTTGCAGAAGTATGAGAGTGAGAAACAAGATGACTTCACCCAACCTGCTTCAGTGCCCTTGGGCCCAGTTTCATCCTTTGTAGGTAAGGGGCATAAAATCAAAAGAAGCACATCCGAGGAGCTCCAGAATGCTGCAGGGAGCCTCACCAAAGTATCTAACTTGGCAGAGAAGCAACAGAGCAGGCCAAAATCTGAAAGCATGGCCAAGAAGCAACCTGCTTGCAAGACCCCAG AAAAGCCTGCTCATCAACAGTCACATTATGCCGTCTCAGAGCCAGCTTGGATAACTATGGAAAAGCAGAAGGAGATGGGTTTCAAGGCCCATATTCCTATGAAAGAGCTGAAaaccaagagcacagctggagccAAGGCTGAAACTAAGGAGCCTAAATATGGG GGAGCTGACCCTGCAAATGAAAACCAAGCTAAAAAGATTTTCACTTCCAATGTCTACAAACAGGAGAAGAGAGCACAGATGAAGCCACTTAAGCCTATAAAATCAG TTGGATTTGAGGCTCAGAAGACACTACAAATGCCTGCCATGGAAAAAGAAACCGAACAATCTTCAACTGTCCCAGCCAAGTTCCAAGAGCCAGGTGAGCCAGTTGAGCCTGTCTGGTTCTCCCTGGCCAGGAAGAAAGCCGAAGCATGGAGCCATATGGCAGAGACCACAGAATAA
- the KIAA1210 gene encoding acrosomal protein KIAA1210 homolog isoform X2, translating to MAESPSEISDSLDVLEAGDEGKKKSKFKALKSFFGKKKKKEAEDSQEEEVLEPSLSGSNINIFSQEPVQENQPTGARAKSGMGSKALSHDSIFFLVPEPERSASKMRPSVDPQRGRPQQRSHISRTLPKPKSNVPGAVSGAMSGAVPQDVPASAVCVTRPKITEKPPSRRRRLSIIPPVVRSDPTSKDLVEISVDDESPKNPQKKALPQGILTATQSFSERLPGPDCSQSLTAFATLASASSTPLPVGFSTPATTEACLDSSAARHKMTLNPRKQNKKKNLQAIVKPNQEERNLPLVSGEEKNVTKPKETNQKKLGSSSKEQSKKTEIYDKKTTDQAPNSDATGSQGHPLPEASGRKRRKKGASVSGLSECEFKERSLKQYRLGDGAASSPTDKTARNVPFWHLPLEKDNMEQPTPPQPESTTPQGLLSDKDDMGKRNAGTDFGSRKASATQPIPEDMKDPMVTDPQPYHENGAPAAEKTEARVSLSLMVESRSTTQEEAILSVAAEAQVFTDPSHIQSREKETFSFESQKAQSKMKSAQDIQTIYKEKPSGNVRQAFTASVLSMTDTPAKGEVYAKSLPPESLFQSSRKPDAEEVSSDSENIPEEGYGSEELACGHSSQSSLKFEDEQKVFSESKSLVEDQSSSEEELDPRCPSQALEEPEYEVLTDSSSYIDKYNSSEDCSSSEEDLPLGHPAQALEKPKDQQEVASASKSTPEEQTASVLQLPPRGPSQPIMSPAVQQQVRTSSVGTSTKWSSSVEPISPRRPFEAWVIPKSEQKVSTGPESAAVEGIFPEPLPPKIPPKHRMRPKAEQQGSSSPEITSMEGAASVEAPPPSQYSQPLMSPGVQQEVSAGPETAAVEGSISVQQRPPKHPFQLSVNPKVEQEVSSSPKSMAVEESVSRKPLPPKLLSQPLMNPKVQKNMISGSEDIAVEKVISAEPLLPRYSPQSLTDPEIQQISESTAVKEGTSVEPLPPRCLSQPSGRSKFLDSMSTSAEWSSPVEPMPAGHTFQPRVSPKFQWQVSEGPESTAADRSISMQSMPPRHPFQPRVIPTFEQQVFAGPETAAADWGIYANPQPPRVPSQRRMRSRAKQAISLHSTSISAERCSSVEPTSPRRPFQPQVSPTFEQPVSAAPESTAAKGTASMELRPPRQPSQPLMRPAVEQKVSSGSMSTSAERSSPVAPSKYTVQPWVTPKFEQLYQLSANPESTTVEGNISKEPLLPKHLSQFTVRDRIQQLSSNFKSTAVEAGISGGPLPPKSPTQFLTRSKVQEMTSHLENVAIEGISKKSMIPRRPAQSFVKFMAQQIFSESSALKRGGDVAPLPPKLPPKSSSKPKVKHQVFSDWGNANPKGGVSSKMLPAKHPLQSLGRTEDPQEVQEVFSYSKSAPGKCSSSKEQLPPRQLSQALGKLEYEQKVSSVSASSPEEWRNSRKQLPPKHYSQASDKSQVQPQMSSMGPVNVPVKQSSSEEHLPPSSPFQQQVHSSSVNAGAGRSIFETNSDNWFLQRDQAFADKTKKFSQDSKTRIKSILAPATKPGKFTVPPAGQTSTSRGIYSKEEVLESGDENNNQHSSLSNQAHVENLFGVRLRKVPALQKYESEKQDDFTQPASVPLGPVSSFVGKGHKIKRSTSEELQNAAGSLTKVSNLAEKQQSRPKSESMAKKQPACKTPEKPAHQQSHYAVSEPAWITMEKQKEMGFKAHIPMKELKTKSTAGAKAETKEPKYGGADPANENQAKKIFTSNVYKQEKRAQMKPLKPIKSVGFEAQKTLQMPAMEKETEQSSTVPAKFQEPGEPVEPVWFSLARKKAEAWSHMAETTE from the exons GGCCAAGAGTGGCATGGGGAGCAAAGCCCTATCTCATGATAGCATCTTCTTCTTGGTTCCTGAGCCTGAAAGATCAGCAAGTAAAATGAGGCCTTCTGTGGATCCCCAGAGAGGCAGACCTCAGCAG AGATCCCATATTTCCAGAACTCTGCCTAAACCTAAGAGTAATGTGCCTGGAGCTGTGTCTGGAGCCATGTCAGGAGCTGTGCCTCAAGATGTGCCTGCAAGTGCAGTCTGTGTTACGAGGCCCAAGATCACTGAG AAGCCACCATCGCGCCGACGCCGACTCAGCATCATCCCACCTGTTGTCCGATCTGATCCAACTTCTAAGGACTTGGTAGAAATTTCTGTCGATGATGAGTCACCTAAGAATCCACAAAAAAAGGCTTTACCACAGGGGATTTTGACAGCAACTCAG AGCTTCTCTGAGCGATTACCTGGACCTGACTGCTCACAGTCCTTGACTGCATTTGCCACACTTGCCTCTGCCAGTAGCACCCCACTGCCGGTTGGTTTCAGCACCCCAGCCACCACCGAGGCCTGTTTGGATTCTTCAGCTGCTCGCCACAAGATGACTTTAAATCCCcgcaaacaaaacaagaagaagaacCTTCAAGCAATT GTAAAACCAAACCAGGAGGAGCGAAACCTTCCATTGGTTTctggagaagaaaagaatgtaacCAAACCAAAAGAAACCAACCAAAAGAAGCTGG GTTCCTCAAGCAAGGAACAGAGCAAGAAAACTGAAATATACGACAAGAAGACAACAGACCAGGCTCCAAACTCTGATGCTACTGGGAGTCAGGGCCATCCACTACCAGAAGCATCTGGAAGAAAACGGAGAAAAAAAGGAGCAAGTGTTTCAGGATTGAGTGAGTGTGAATTCAAGGAAAGAAGCCTTAAACAATATCGCCTGGGCGATGGAGCTGCATCCTCACCTACTGATAAGACTGCCAGGAATGTGCCTTTCTGGCACTTACCCTTGGAGAAGGACAACATGGAGCAGCCTACACCTCCACAACCAGAAAGCACTACCCCTCAGGGGTTGCTTTCAGATAAAGATGACATGGGAAAGAGAAATGCTGGCACAGATTTCGGATCCAGAAAAGCATCAGCAACACAGCCTATACCTGAAGACATGAAAGATCCCATGGTTACTGATCCACAACCATACCATGAAAATGGGGCTCCTGCAGCTGAGAAGACAGAAGCCAGAGTGTCTCTTTCATTGATGGTGGAAAGCCGTTCTACAACCCAAGAGGAGGCCATTCTCTCAGTGGCAGCAGAGGCTCAGGTGTTTACAGATCCTTCTCATATCCAGTCACGAGAGAAAGAAACTTTCAGCTTTGAGTCACAAAAGGCCCAATCCAAAATGAAGTCAGCCCAGGATATTCAAACTATCTACAAAGAAAAGCCTTCTGGAAATGTTCGCCAGGCCTTTACAGCAAGTGTTTTGAGTATGACAGATACTCCAGCCAAAGGAGAGGTTTATGCCAAGAGTCTGCCTCCTGAAAGCCTTTTTCAGTCCTCTAGGAAGCCTGATGCTGAAGAAGTCTCCTCAGATTCAGAGAATATTCCCGAGGAGGGGTATGGTTCTGAAGAACTGGCTTGTGGTCACTCTTCCCAGTCCTCATTGAAGTTTGAAGATGAACAAAAAGTCTTCTCAGAATCAAAAAGTTTGGTTGAGGACCAGAGCAGCTCTGAGGAAGAGCTGGACCCCAGATGCCCTTCCCAGGCTTTAGAGGAGCCTGAATATGAAGTCCTCACAGACTCAAGCAGTTATATTGATAAGTATAACAGTTCTGAGGACTGCAGCAGCTCGGAGGAAGACCTGCCTCTTGGACACCCTGCTCAGGCCTTGGAGAAGCCCAAAGACCAACAAGAAGTCGCCTCAGCTTCAAAGAGTACTCCTGAAGAGCAGACTGCTTCCGTGCTGCAGCTGCCTCCCAGAGGCCCTTCTCAGCCCATTATGAGTCCTGCTGTTCAGCAACAAGTTCGCACCAGTTCAGTGGGCACTTCTACAAAATGGAGCAGTTCCGTGGAGCCAATCTCTCCAAGACGCCCTTTTGAGGCATGGGTGATTCCTAAATCTGAGCAAAAAGTCTCCACAGGTCCAGAGAGTGCTGCTGTTGAGGGCATTTTtccagaacctctgcctcccaaaattccTCCTAAGCACCGGATGAGACCTAAAGCAGAGCAACAAGGCTCCTCAAGTCCAGAAATTACAAGTATGGAGGGGGCTGCTTCTGTGGAGGCCCCACCACCCAGCCAGTATTCTCAGCCCCTgatgagcccaggagtccagcaAGAAGTCTCTGCAGGTCCAGAGACTGCTGCTGTTGAGGGGAGCATTTCCGTGCAGCAAAGGCCTCCCAAACACCCTTTCCAGCTATCGGTGAATCCGAAAGTGGAGCAAGAAGTTTCCTCATCTCCAAAGAGCATGGCTGTTGAAGAAAGTGTTTCTaggaagcctctgcctcctaaactTCTTTCCCAGCCCTTGATGAACCCTAAAGTTCAAAAGAACATGATCTCAGGTTCAGAGGACATTGCTGTTGAGAAAGTCATCTCTGCGGAGCCACTGCTCCCCAGATATTCTCCTCAGTCCTTGACAGATCCTGAAATCCAGCAAATCTCAGAAAGCACAGCTGTTAAGGAAGGCACTTCTGTGGAGCCACTGCCTCCCAGATGCCTTTCCCAGCCCTCCGGGAGGTCTAAGTTCCTAGACTCAATGAGTACTTCTGCAGAATGGAGCAGTCCTGTGGAGCCAATGCCTGCTGGACACACCTTCCAACCACGAGTTAGTCCTAAATTTCAGTGGCAAGTATCTGAAGGTCCAGAGAGCACTGCAGCTGATAGGAGCATTTCTATGCAGTCGATGCCTCCCAGACATCCTTTCCAGCCACGCGTCATCCCTACATTTGAGCAACAAGTCTTTGCAGGTCCAGAGACTGCTGCTGCTGACTGGGGCATTTATGCAAAtccacagcctcccagagtgccttCTCAACGCAGGATGAGATCAAGAGCCAAGCAAGCAATTTCCTTGCATTCAACGAGCATTTCTGCAGAAAGGTGCAGCTCTGTGGAGCCAACATCTCCCAGACGCCCTTTCCAGCCACAGGTGAGCCCTACATTTGAGCAACCAGTCTCCGCAGCTCCAGAGAGCACTGCAGCTAAAGGGACTGCTTCTATGGAGCTGAGGCCTCCCAGACAGCCTTCTCAGCCCCTGATGAGACCAGCAGTAGAGCAAAAAGTCTCCTCAGGTTCAATGAGCACTTCTGCAGAACGGAGCAGTCCTGTGGCACCTTCCAAATACACTGTCCAGCCATGGGTGACCCCTAAATTTGAGCAACTGTATCAACTCTCTGCAAATCCAGAAAGCACTACTGTTGAAGGGAACATTTCTAAGGAGCCGCTGCTTCCCAAACATCTTTCCCAGTTTACTGTGAGAGATAGAATCCAGCAACTGTCTTCAAATTTCAAGAGCACTGCTGTTGAGGCAGGCATTTCTGGGGGGCCACTGCCTCCAAAATCTCCTACCCAGTTCTTAACGAGGTCTAAAGTTCAAGAAATGACCTCGCATCTAGAGAACGTAGCTATTGAAGGCATTTCTAAGAAATCAATGATTCCCAGGCGTCCTGCCCAGTCATTCGTGAAGTTTATGGCACAGCAGATCTTTTCAGAGAGCTCTGCTCTTAAGAGGGGTGGTGATGTGGCACCTTTGCCTCCAAAACTTCCTCCCAAATCTTCGTCGAAGCCTAAAGTCAAGCACCAAGTTTTTTCAGATTGGGGGAATGCTAATCCTAAGGGAGGCGTTTCTTCAAAGATGCTGCCTGCGAAGCACCCTTTACAGTCCTTGGGGAGAACTGAAGACCCACAAGAAGTTCAAGAAGTTTTCTCATATTCAAAGAGTGCTCCTGGGAAGTGCAGCAGTTCTAAAGAGCAGCTGCCTCCCAGACAGCTTTCCCAGGCCTTGGGGAAACTTGAGTATGAGCAAAAAGTCTCTTCTGTTTCTGCCAGCTCTCCTGAAGAGTGGAGGAATTCCAGAAAGCAGCTGCCTCCCAAACATTATTCCCAAGCCTCAGATAAGTCTCAAGTCCAGCCACAGATGTCATCAATGGGCCCAGTGAATGTACCTGTAAAACAGAGCAGCAGTGAGGAGCACCTGCCTCCAAGTAGCCCTTTCCAGCAACAGGTTCATTCAAGTTCTGTGAATGCTGGTGCTGGGCGATCTATTTTTGAGACCAATTCTGACAACTGGTTCCTACAAAGAGATCAAGCTTTTGCAGACAAAACCAAGAAGTTCAGCCAAGATTCTAAAACCCGCATAAAGAGCATCCTGGCCCCAGCTACCAAACCTGGGAAGTTCACCGTTCCCCCTGCTGGGCAAACATCCACTTCCAGGGGCATTTACTCCAAGGAAGAAGTTCTCGAGAGTGGTGATGAAAATAATAACCAGCATTCAAGCCTATCCAACCAGGCACATGTTGAAAACCTTTTTGGAGTTCGACTGAGGAAAGTCCCTGCCTTGCAGAAGTATGAGAGTGAGAAACAAGATGACTTCACCCAACCTGCTTCAGTGCCCTTGGGCCCAGTTTCATCCTTTGTAGGTAAGGGGCATAAAATCAAAAGAAGCACATCCGAGGAGCTCCAGAATGCTGCAGGGAGCCTCACCAAAGTATCTAACTTGGCAGAGAAGCAACAGAGCAGGCCAAAATCTGAAAGCATGGCCAAGAAGCAACCTGCTTGCAAGACCCCAG AAAAGCCTGCTCATCAACAGTCACATTATGCCGTCTCAGAGCCAGCTTGGATAACTATGGAAAAGCAGAAGGAGATGGGTTTCAAGGCCCATATTCCTATGAAAGAGCTGAAaaccaagagcacagctggagccAAGGCTGAAACTAAGGAGCCTAAATATGGG GGAGCTGACCCTGCAAATGAAAACCAAGCTAAAAAGATTTTCACTTCCAATGTCTACAAACAGGAGAAGAGAGCACAGATGAAGCCACTTAAGCCTATAAAATCAG TTGGATTTGAGGCTCAGAAGACACTACAAATGCCTGCCATGGAAAAAGAAACCGAACAATCTTCAACTGTCCCAGCCAAGTTCCAAGAGCCAGGTGAGCCAGTTGAGCCTGTCTGGTTCTCCCTGGCCAGGAAGAAAGCCGAAGCATGGAGCCATATGGCAGAGACCACAGAATAA